The Streptomyces sp. NBC_01439 genome contains the following window.
GTGCCGTCGGGGTCCAGGACCAGAACGCGGCCCCGGTGGGTTGCGGCGGTCGTGGCGGCGCGGTGGCGCAGGAGTTTGACGGCGCCGTGCAGGGCCTCGTAGCGGGAGTTGGCGAAGAAGGTGCGGTAGTGGGTGCCGGGCGGGCGGCCGCCCAGTTCCCTGACGAACTCGCTGACGAGGTGGCCGGCCTGGGCGGACTCGGTGGTCACGAACCAGGACGGCATGGCGAAGACGGGTTGTTCCTGCGCGATGAGGTCGGCCAGGATGCCGAGGGTCTGCGGGCCGGCCGGGCGCAGGTGCGGTGCCGGGCCGGGGGCGGCGTGGGGGTTCGGGTTCATGACGCCATCTCGCTCGTGGGAGGAGTCCCGGCGGCGGGTGTCCGCGGGATCGCTGCGCTTGCGGGGTGCGGGTGCGTTGCGGGGGTGCGGGTGCGGGGTGCCGCGACGCGCAGGCGGCGGAACCACAGCCGGGCGGACCCCGGCCCGGCGCCCGGTGGCCGGCCACCGCCGGGACCGCCTCGGCACTGCGCCGAGGCGCCGCCGATGGCGGGACCACCACCGGGCAACGCCCGGCACGGCACCGCGCCTTGGCGAGGTCGACCGCGGCCGCCGCCTGGCAGGGCCCGCGGCGGGGCCGAATACGGCCCCGCCGCCTGGCCGTTGCGGCGATGTGCCCGGAGTGAACCGACTGCGGGCCACGACCGGGCAGCGCCGGTCACGGCACCGCACCCAGGCAAAACCGACGGCAGGACCGCCGGTCAGAGCCAGGAGCAGTACCGGGGCCGGCACCCGGTGGCGGGAAACCGCCGGACCGTTGCGGCACCGCAACCCGGCAGAACCGACGGCCAGACCGGCGGGCGCAGCCAGGGGCGGCGCCCGCCGGGGAGCCACCGCCGGGCACGGCCCGTTGCGGCACCGGCCGGTCTGGCAGGGCCGACACCAGACCTGCGGGCGGAGCCAGGAGTGGTACCGGGGCCGGCACCCGGTGGCGGGAAACGGCAGGGCCGACGGCGGACCGTCCCCGGGCTGAGCCGGTCACGGCATCGCGTCCGGGCGGAGTTGATGGAGGGAACGCCGATGGCAACGCCGGTCACGGTGCCTCGTCCCCGACGGCGGGGTAGGGCCGGGCGGCGGGGGGCGCGCTGTCAGGTACGCTCCCCCGCCGCCCGGGGTCTCAGGTGGCCCGGACGCGCGTCGCGTCGGCCTTCTCGCCGCCCCAGCGGAGGGCGACGGGGGTGGCGGACGGCTCTTCGGGGGTGGCGAGCCATCCCACGAGTGCGCCGTCGCGGGTGACGAGCACCGCGGCGGAGCCGGTGGGCAGGTCCAGCGTCCAGCCACCGCCGGTACCGGTGACCCGGTCGTCGGCGTCGGTGGGGTTGAAGGCGCCGATGACGCGGACGCCGTCGGGGCCGGACCGGCTCAGGACGCGGGCCCCGCCGTGCTCCGTGGTCCAGCGCTGGCCGGCCGGAGCCGGGAGCGCGTCGGCGAACGCGGCGAGGAACGCGGCGGCCGCGCCGTCCGCGGACTCACCGGCCGGCAGCGTCAACTCGCCGGGACCGTCGCCGGCGGGGTGCCCGGCCCGCAGCACGGCGACGGGGACGGGGGTGCCGTCCGCGGCGGGGGCCGGCCGCTCGTCGAGCCAGCCGAGCCCGATCAACCTTCCGGAGTCGGCCAGTTGGTGGTGCACCGCGTCGGCGAGTTCCGCGAGGACGGTGCGGCCGGTGCGCTGCCAGGCGCCGGCCTCGGGCAGGGCCCGGTCGACGAGGACCACCGCGTCGCGGTCCAAGGCGGTGCCGGCCAGCAGGTCGCCGTGGCGTTCGAGGAACGCGGCCAGCAGCCGCAGGCCCTCGGCGTTGGCCTGGTGGGCCCCGCCCTCGGCGAGCGGTGCGCCCGGGGTGTACGGCGGTGCGTGCAGGGCGGGGTCCACCCCTTCGGCGCGCAGCCCGTCGGGGTCCATGTCGACCAGCGGGCCCCAGTTCTCCGTGGCGCAAGCGGTGTAGACGCTGACGGTGGTGGAGCCCAGGAGGAGGGCCAGCAGGGCGTTGAAGACGGGGGTCGCCGGCCGGGCGAAGGACTCGTCGGTCCAGGTGAACCCCCAGTTCGCCTCGACGACGTCGGTGCCGCCGAGGAGGATCCCGGCCAGGTGGGAGCCGAAGGCTGCGGTCTCCCTGGCCGGGTTGCCGATCCATTCGGTGTGGCCGACGAAGTACCCGGAGCCCTGCACGGCGCGCTGCCGGGCGGCCCAGGCGTCGAGGGCGGCGCGCGGTGCGGCGACCGCGGTGAGGGGGACGTTGGCCAGCCGGGCCGGGCCTTCGGGGAAGAGCGCGGAGATCCGGTCCCACAGGTCGACGATGGCGTGCCCGGACCAACGCGACCACTGCTGTCGCGTGGCGCTGGTCCACCGGGTGACGTCCTCGGTGGCGAGGGCGGCCTCGTCGGGCAGGCCGCGTCCGGTCAACCAGCGGGCGAAGGCCCGACGGGCGGCCGGCGAGGCGTCCTGGGCGTCCACGGGGAGGTGGGCGTCGCCGCAGGTGCCCTCGTTGCCGAGCTGGAGGGCGACGACGGGGCCGTCGGGGGCGGCGGCCCGGGTGACGACCTCGTCGGCGACGGCCTTCAGCCAGGTCTCGGTCTCGGCCTGGACGGCCGGGTCGAGGAGGCTGGGCAGCGGCTCGCCCTGGGAGGTGAGGACGGCGCCGTCCAGCCCCTGGTAGGGGGTGTGTCCGGGGCCGCAGAGGCGGTCGGGCAGCCCGCCGAGCTGGACCTCGGCGTGGATGAAGGGGCCGGGCTTGAGGAGGACGCCCAGTCCGGCGGCGGCGGCCAGCTCCAGCAGTCCGACGACGTCGCGCTGCGGGTCGGTCTTCCCGGTGAAGTCGAAGGAGCGGTCGTCCTCCTGCGCACCCGTTTCGTGGAAGCGCCACGGGAGGTAGCAGGAGACGACGTCCACGCCGAGGGCCCGCAGTTCGCGCAGGTCGGCGCCCCAGTTGGCGGGGGCGGCCCGGTAGTAGGGGTACTCGCCGACGACGACGGGCCGGGTGGTGCCGGGGACGAGCGCTCCGGCGAGCGTGGTGCGCGGGACGGGGCTCATGCGGCCGCTCCGTCGTGCGGGGGTACGAGGACGACCTTCAGGGCGGTGTACTCGGCGCCGGGGACGGCGGCGAGGGCCTTGAACGCCTCTTCGTGGTCGGCGAGGGCGAAGCGGTGGGTGACCACGCGCTCCAGCGGCAGCTGCCGGGCGAGCTCGACGGCCTTGGGGAAGATCATGCTGTTGTAGTCGCCGGCGCCGATGATCTGCAGGCCGCGCTGGAGCAGGGTGAGGGGCCGGACGGTGGCGGAGGCGTTGCTGTTGAAGCCCATGACGACGACGCGGCCGCGCACGGCGGCGTAGCCGATGCTCTGCTCGAGGAGGTTGCCCACGGAGTCGACGACGAGGTCGCCGCGTTCGGTGAGGGCCGGGTCGTCCGGGGTGTGGACGGTGACGCGGCCGCCGAACTCGGGGGCGTCGAAGATCTCCTGGCCGAGCCGGCCGCGTACCGGGTCGGGTTCGACGAGGAGGACCGTCGCGCCGTAGCGCTGGGCGGCCATGGCGGTGACCACGCCCATGGGGCCGCCACCGACGACGACGGCGGTCTCGCCGGCCGCCAGGCGGCCAGCCTCGATGTTGTTGAGTGCGCAGGCGAGCGGTTCGACGACGACGGCGCGGTCGAAGTCCATGTCTTCGGGGATCGCGTGGCAGAAGAGCTCGGGGAGGCGGATGAACTCGGCGAAGGAGCCGTCGTAGTCCAGGCCCACCTCGGTGCCGGCCTTGTGGCCGCAGAAGTTCCAGTGGCCTTCGAGGCAGGTGGGGCAGTTTCCGCAGTACAGGGTGGGGTTGACGATGACCCGGTCGCCGACGGCGAAGCGGGTGACGCCGGGGCCCGTGGAGTCGACGACGCCGACGGCCTCGTGGCCCATGACGACACCGGTCTCGGCCGGGAACTTGCCGACGAGGACGCTGCGGTCGGTCCCGCAGATGCCGCTCTGGGTGACGCGGATGATGACGTCGTCCGCGGCCAGCGGCTCCGGCTTGGGGTGGTCGACGAGGGCGAGCGTGCGGTCGGCGGTGAGCGTCAGTGCCTTCATGATTCCTCCCTCGCGGGCGCGGCGGCGGCGCGGCCCAGGTCCCAGCGGATGGTGTCGAGCAGTTGCTCGTGG
Protein-coding sequences here:
- a CDS encoding beta-galactosidase is translated as MSPVPRTTLAGALVPGTTRPVVVGEYPYYRAAPANWGADLRELRALGVDVVSCYLPWRFHETGAQEDDRSFDFTGKTDPQRDVVGLLELAAAAGLGVLLKPGPFIHAEVQLGGLPDRLCGPGHTPYQGLDGAVLTSQGEPLPSLLDPAVQAETETWLKAVADEVVTRAAAPDGPVVALQLGNEGTCGDAHLPVDAQDASPAARRAFARWLTGRGLPDEAALATEDVTRWTSATRQQWSRWSGHAIVDLWDRISALFPEGPARLANVPLTAVAAPRAALDAWAARQRAVQGSGYFVGHTEWIGNPARETAAFGSHLAGILLGGTDVVEANWGFTWTDESFARPATPVFNALLALLLGSTTVSVYTACATENWGPLVDMDPDGLRAEGVDPALHAPPYTPGAPLAEGGAHQANAEGLRLLAAFLERHGDLLAGTALDRDAVVLVDRALPEAGAWQRTGRTVLAELADAVHHQLADSGRLIGLGWLDERPAPAADGTPVPVAVLRAGHPAGDGPGELTLPAGESADGAAAAFLAAFADALPAPAGQRWTTEHGGARVLSRSGPDGVRVIGAFNPTDADDRVTGTGGGWTLDLPTGSAAVLVTRDGALVGWLATPEEPSATPVALRWGGEKADATRVRAT
- a CDS encoding zinc-dependent alcohol dehydrogenase; translation: MKALTLTADRTLALVDHPKPEPLAADDVIIRVTQSGICGTDRSVLVGKFPAETGVVMGHEAVGVVDSTGPGVTRFAVGDRVIVNPTLYCGNCPTCLEGHWNFCGHKAGTEVGLDYDGSFAEFIRLPELFCHAIPEDMDFDRAVVVEPLACALNNIEAGRLAAGETAVVVGGGPMGVVTAMAAQRYGATVLLVEPDPVRGRLGQEIFDAPEFGGRVTVHTPDDPALTERGDLVVDSVGNLLEQSIGYAAVRGRVVVMGFNSNASATVRPLTLLQRGLQIIGAGDYNSMIFPKAVELARQLPLERVVTHRFALADHEEAFKALAAVPGAEYTALKVVLVPPHDGAAA